The genomic region CACTGAAATGTTCAGTTCTTAAATCTTGTTTTttcctgaattttttttttttttggcgttCAGTGTACTTTTGTGTGAAAGAATCAAAGATGTTGGGAATTTTAAGGCAAAAAGTGGGAGCTGGAAGCCCGTCAGCTATGGTACACCCTGTACTTCTGCAATTTATGaactttaattatataaaacacttgtttaatttattattatgtgATTTACTGCCTAATCTTCGTGATGGTTCAGATTTTGGGGCAGAGGATCTGCCCTGCCACGTCGGCAATGAGGGGTTTCGCATCTTCGGCGAAAGAGGTAATGTTAGTTCTTGATTTTCACTTGTTCTTATTGTTCATATACTTGAGAAAAACCTGTATTATTAAACTCCCAGTTTTTGGGGGATTGGTTTTCTGCCCATGTTTGTTGCAATCATGCTAAAGTTTCAAGTTTCACTATTTTTTTCCCTAATTATATGTTGCTGTAAAGAAGCTTATATTTTCGTAggcatttaatatatttttttaaatgaaaattatgCACACAGATGACAGTGAGGGATGCTCTAAACTCTGCGCTCGATGAGGAAATGTCCGCGGACccaaaagtgtttttgatggGTGAAGAGGTGAGGATGGATGGATAGGGTTTAAGGTTTAGGTTGTATTTTTTGTGATTTGAGAAACCAACAGAATTTATTTTTGATAACCTTGATAGTTGCTCTTTCTGTTATGCAGGTTGGGGAATATCAAGGTGCTTACAAGGTTAGAATTGTTTACTGAAGAaatgcatttatttatttgttgtgtTATCTTCATAAGAACTCATGTGAGCATACATGTGTCTAACAGTTTCCTTTTGTCCTCCATTGCATGTAGATAACCAAAGGACTTCTGGACAAGTATGGCCCTGACAGGGTTCGTGATACCCCAATCACCGAGGTTAGTCATATTACTTATGGTGCCGTGCTAATTCTCTTTTATTACTTCTGTGCTTGAGTAAAATCATGAATGTTCTTCCCTTTTATCTACGTGGCTTCTAAGGTTGAGGGCCTTGAGGCTTTGTTGGGCTGGTTCGTTTGTGTACGTTAGTGTTAGTAGTTGATAGTAGTTGCTAATCTCATTTCTTTTTTTACCTTTTGCAGGCTGGGTTTACAGGGATTGGAGTTGGTGCTGCTTACTATGGTTTGAGACCTGTTATAGAGTTTATGACCTTTAACTTCTCAATGCaggtttgagattttttttggttataatCTTTGGAAAATTTTTATACTCTAGTTTTAATGTTATAGTCAGTGTTTGATGTCTTGGCACTGAAGATTCTTTGGGATTCTCTGAAAGTTCCATCCAAATGCTAACCGAAGATTCTTATCATCTGTCTAGACCAGTTGGTcgaatttatttttctttaaaaggaCTCTGTTCTGGTGTTTATGGCAGGCAATTGACCACATCATCAATTCTGCTgcaaaatcaaattatatgtcTGCTGGCCAAATAAATGTGCCCATTGTTTTCAGAGGACCAAACGGTGCTGCTGCTGGTGTTGGTGCCCAGCATTCTCAAGTATTGTTCCTCACGCCCTTTCTTTAGAGTCTATTTAATACTTTGTTACATTGCCATCTTTCATATGTTACCTTTTGTTTGTTACTGATCTATCATTTACCCATATCCACAGCGTATTTAGCCTTCATTTCTAAGTGAATAGCGAATGAATTTTGACAATTCTATGATGTGCTTGTCGGTCTAGTGTTATGCAGCATGGTATGCAACCTGCCCTGGGTTGAAAGTTTTGACTCCTTATTCGTCTGAAGATGCTCGTGGACTCTTAAAAGCTGCCATCAGGGACCCTGATCCTGTTGTTTTCCTTGAAAATGAGATATTGTAAGTAATCCACCACAAGGATATTGTGATGTTTGTGTTTGTTATCAAGTGAAACGTTAAGGTCTTGATTCAATTTTCTGTTTCAGATATGGTGAGTCATTTCCCATTTCAGCTGAAGTTCTTGATTCGAGTTTTTGCC from Pyrus communis chromosome 4, drPyrComm1.1, whole genome shotgun sequence harbors:
- the LOC137731442 gene encoding pyruvate dehydrogenase E1 component subunit beta-1, mitochondrial-like, coding for MLGILRQKVGAGSPSAMILGQRICPATSAMRGFASSAKEMTVRDALNSALDEEMSADPKVFLMGEEVGEYQGAYKITKGLLDKYGPDRVRDTPITEAGFTGIGVGAAYYGLRPVIEFMTFNFSMQAIDHIINSAAKSNYMSAGQINVPIVFRGPNGAAAGVGAQHSQCYAAWYATCPGLKVLTPYSSEDARGLLKAAIRDPDPVVFLENEILYGESFPISAEVLDSSFCLPIGKAKIEREGKDVTITAFSKMVGYSLQAAEILAKEGISAEVINLRSIRPLDRKTINDSVRKTNRLVTVEEGFPQHGVGAEICASVVEDSFGYLDAPVERIAGADVPMPYAANLERLAVPQVEDIVRAAKRACYRASSLAASA